The genomic DNA TCTTTTTTTACACTAATACGGTAGTACTCTTTTTCAGGGCTATCAGATAAGCTATACTGGCGAATATGAGTGTACTCTTCTCCGGCAATTTTTACACGAATGCTAATATACTGGCCAGGAGTAAAAGTAGGAATTCCCTTACCATCTTTCGGCTGTAAGTAGAAAGAGGTAATTACTTCACTTTCTTTTACTTTTTTAGCAACAGTGAAGTCTCTGAAATCATTCCAGCCACCAGATTGAGATACTGTTTCCTCATACATTTCTTTCTCTACTTGAATAAATACATCAGCAATGACTCCATACGCTTTCCCCCAAGCATCAATAATGTCATCGGTCGCAGCATCGCCAAGTACATCTTTTATTGCCAATAATAAATGTTTACCGACGATTGGATAATGCTCAGCTTTGACTTGTAAACTTCTATGTTTATGGGCAATTTGTCTAACAACTGGTAGAATGGCTTCTAAATTATCAATATAAGCAGCGGCAGCATAGACCGTATTCGCCAATGCTTTAGGCTGTCTTCCTTGTTTTTGATTGGCATGGTTGAAGATATTTAACAACTCGGGATGGTTTGTAAACATCATTTCGTAGAATCTCTTAGTAATGGCTTCTCCATGTTGTGCTAGGACAGGAACAGTAGATTTAATAATTTCAATCGTTTTCGTATCTAATGGACTTGTGGCTGTTGTCATGCTAATCTCCCCTTAATAATATTCTCACGGTGTTAAAGATATATTTTAAATACATGTTTATTTTAGACTTTGGTGATTAATTAAAGCAATATTTTAAATACATGTTTAACAGAATGTTCACATTTATGATGTGAAAAGATGCTTTATGTTATATTTAAATTACTGAAATGTAATTGAGAACAAGGGTGATTACTATGCAATTAACCACATATACAGACTATACATTACGTGTACTGATCTATTTGGGAATGCAGACGAACGGTGTAAAATCAAATATTAAAGAAATTTCAAGTTTTTATAACATCTCTAATAACCATTTAAGTAAAGTGGTGTATGAATTAGGAAAGCTCGGGATGATTGAAACCGTTAGGGGAAGAAATGGAGGTATTAAGCTAGCAAAAGAGCCAACTCAAATCAATATTGGTGCGATTGTTCGTCATACAGAGAGCCCTATTAATTTGGTTGAATGCTTTGACGAGACGAGAAACACTTGCAAATTAAGTCCGGCTTGTAAATTGAAATTTGTATTGAATGAGGCACTAAACTCCTATATGAAAGTTTTAGACGGATATACATTAGAAGATTTGCTGCAAAATAGGGAAGAATTAAAGACGCTATTTTAATGAAAGTAAAAAAGGTTGCTCTGGCAACCTTTTATTATTTAATCTAGAAAAAATTCTCGCAAATTACATCTAGAAAAGCTAACTTAGTTCATGCATTCCACTAAATATTGGGAAGTGCAGACAAGTTGACGGCTGACCTGATTTCTTCTTTGCAGGGAGAAACGATGGTTTCCTTGATTAGCTTTTGAGAAAACGTATAATAAAGACTTAGCTATTAAATTGGACACTGAAGTTTATGAGCTCCTAAGTGAATAACCTCAGTTATTTGCGATACGGTTAATGTATCAAAATGAGGTTCTCTTGAATTTTTGAGATAAAACTCACTCCCTTTTAAATAAGATGTTATGTCCTTAATTCAGTAACGAGAAAACGAAAACAAGCGGAGACTTTCCGGTTAAATACAGAATGAAGCTCGTTTCGGGGTATTTAAGCGGAGATTTTCCGGTTATGCAAAGCAAAACACCACATTTTCACCTTTTTTGACCCAATAGGCGGAATGTCTCCGTTTATTTTAGCTTGTTTTAATATCCAATGACTAATTAAACGGAAATTCTCCGTCTATTTATCAGTTCGGTTGTTTATCCTGATCCCCAACCGATAAGTGCAGACCCTCTTGACCTATATTTGGTAATCAGCAGGTTTTTATTGACCAGCCTATTTAGTCAAGTAAATTGGTACTAAATAAAGAAAAGACGTATTCATACGTCTTTTCTTGTGTCTTTTAATAGGATAGCACCAGAAAACGGACCCCTTACTTTCTGTGTGGCGGTTTTTTTAATCTAGTAAAGATTGTTTTCCTTTTGTAGTAATTGAAGACTCTGGCGGCCACACACAAAGATCGAAAGGAAAATCAGAACCTGGTACGACTCGATCTTCACCAACTGTTTCCACTAGAAAATCAATGCTTGCTGGATTCCATAAGACGGTATCATACCAGAATCGTTTTAAGTACTCTGATGGCTTTCCTTGAAGGTTGGAAGACACTGCTCCCCATTGTTCATATCCTTTATCAAGTCTGCCGATTTGATATGGAAGAAACCCTCCTCCATGAGCAAATAAAATTTTTATGTTAGGATATTTGTCGATCATACCACTTAATAGAATATCAGTTGCACAAACGGTTGTTTCCCATGGGACGCCAATGAGATTGGGCATCATCCATTTTTTTAATCGTGGATCTTCGCTTAGCAATGGATGGATGAAGAGAATCGCTTTCAACCGGTTTGCTTCTTTAAAAAATGGAATGAAAAAGTCGTCTGAAAGCATTTTTCCAGCTGCTGACGTTCCAATGATTGCCCCTTTAAGTCCTAGATTCATTGCATCATGTAAAATTTGTGCAGCTCGCTCAGGATGGCTAAGAGGAACGGTGCCAAGAGCGGATAAGTGTCCTTTCGATTGTGTAACGAATTGTGATAAAGATTGATTATATACTTGGGAAATGTCTGTGGTGATGTCATGTGGGAAGTCATACATAAAAAGCTGTGGTATAGGTGAAATCAAGGAGTGAGAAACACCAGCTTCTTTTTGGTTTTGAAGATATAAGTCTGCGTCAATAAACGATGGTTTTAATTCAAAGCCCCATTTTTCATTAACAACTAAAAAATCATCTTTATTTTCTTCCTTCTTAATCCATTTTGCATTGACAATATTTTTATTGTCTTTTAACCAAGCAAGAACATCATGTGGGATAAAATGAGTGTGAAAATCATGCATATTGAGATTCTCCTTTATTATTTTAATAGAATTTTACCAATAACCCATACGGTTTGATATTTCCGTGGCGGCTTGAATCACTTTCTTTGTGTAGCCTGGAACTTTATTTGCTTGAATCCTTTGTTTTGGTCCTACAACTGCTAGTGCTGCGATGACCTTTCCACGATAATCATAGACAGGTGCAGCGATCGAGTTTACCCCTTCGAGAATTTCTTCACTGCTAAAAGTGTAACCGTTTTCTTTTATTTGTTTTAAATGGGCTCGAAGTTTACTAGGATCGGTAATGGTGTTTTTCGTATATCTTGTTAAGCCTTTTTCAATGACTCTATCGACTAGTTGATCATCCGCGTAGGCTAATAACACCTTGCCTGAGCTCGTGCAATAAGGAGGATTTCTTTTTCCAACATTCGTTAATACACG from Robertmurraya sp. FSL R5-0851 includes the following:
- a CDS encoding IclR family transcriptional regulator, which produces MVTEKQEDQHLSSVKNALRILRSFTMEEPEKKISDLSTTLGINKSTVSRTMATLASEGFVYKDPESRKYRLGLSILSLSGIVNSHMDIYKESQSVLNRLVESIGETAHISVLDSDEVIYLQKVDCHHPVRVLTNVGKRNPPYCTSSGKVLLAYADDQLVDRVIEKGLTRYTKNTITDPSKLRAHLKQIKENGYTFSSEEILEGVNSIAAPVYDYRGKVIAALAVVGPKQRIQANKVPGYTKKVIQAATEISNRMGYW
- a CDS encoding RrF2 family transcriptional regulator, whose amino-acid sequence is MQLTTYTDYTLRVLIYLGMQTNGVKSNIKEISSFYNISNNHLSKVVYELGKLGMIETVRGRNGGIKLAKEPTQINIGAIVRHTESPINLVECFDETRNTCKLSPACKLKFVLNEALNSYMKVLDGYTLEDLLQNREELKTLF
- a CDS encoding amidohydrolase family protein, which translates into the protein MHDFHTHFIPHDVLAWLKDNKNIVNAKWIKKEENKDDFLVVNEKWGFELKPSFIDADLYLQNQKEAGVSHSLISPIPQLFMYDFPHDITTDISQVYNQSLSQFVTQSKGHLSALGTVPLSHPERAAQILHDAMNLGLKGAIIGTSAAGKMLSDDFFIPFFKEANRLKAILFIHPLLSEDPRLKKWMMPNLIGVPWETTVCATDILLSGMIDKYPNIKILFAHGGGFLPYQIGRLDKGYEQWGAVSSNLQGKPSEYLKRFWYDTVLWNPASIDFLVETVGEDRVVPGSDFPFDLCVWPPESSITTKGKQSLLD
- the hmpA gene encoding NO-inducible flavohemoprotein: MTTATSPLDTKTIEIIKSTVPVLAQHGEAITKRFYEMMFTNHPELLNIFNHANQKQGRQPKALANTVYAAAAYIDNLEAILPVVRQIAHKHRSLQVKAEHYPIVGKHLLLAIKDVLGDAATDDIIDAWGKAYGVIADVFIQVEKEMYEETVSQSGGWNDFRDFTVAKKVKESEVITSFYLQPKDGKGIPTFTPGQYISIRVKIAGEEYTHIRQYSLSDSPEKEYYRISVKKETSSSEHIPNGKVSTYLHDTIQEGDTLEVTAPAGDFVLDVESTEPVVFLSGGVGITPMISMLNTIATQQPNRKVTFIHAAINGTTHAMHEHVKELSNQSENIEYYLCYEKPTEKDLLNKEYTKEGYMDLPWIDSIVKDKNASFYFCGPIPFMKTVNNTLKELGISSDKIHFEFFGPADQLN